The genomic window AAATGTTGGCACGGTCGTCCCGCCGTCAAAGCCGGGCACGTGCATCACCTGCCACCCCTTTTCGGACGACAGGTTCAAATCCAACTCGAAATTGCGCACGCCCTGGTCCAATTGCTGGTCGAGCGGCTGGCGCGAGTAGTCCCAATCCTTGGCATCTTTGCGCACCGCGATGGCCGCTTTCAAGATTCCGGCCGGCGGTCGCAGGTGATAGCTATTGTGCGTGCCGACCACTTGGATTTGATTGAGGCGCAGGCCGCCCGCCGCCGGCTGGGCGGCGAAACACGCTCCGTGCCAGGTGCATCCAAGTACGATGAACCACAAGCCGACACGCATGGGTGTAACCTCCACAAAGTTCCGTTAAGCAATCGGCCGTGGCCGCGAAATTCGAACGCCCAACTTTCTGCTCATGCTACCGGCCGAGTTTACTCGGGGGAAAAGGGATAACAACCGACTACGACCTTTGGCGTATTGGGCTCCGCTGGCGTCGGCGGTTGCCCCGAATAGCTCGATTGACATGGTTTCCTGAACCCGCGAAACTAGTTAGTGAAACTCGGGGTAAGCCCTTTGACGGCTCGCCCGAATCCCGCCGTGGAAAACGCGCCCTGCCGACCGCTTCGCCGGGCGTTTCCCTGTGTGAAATCCCTATTCGTCCCTGACTTTCAGGAGTTGATCGACGATGCGCAAGATTTCGGCAATCGCCTTTCTATTGGTGGTTCTGCTGGCAAGCACGGCCGTGGCCGGCAAGTTCAACAAGGTTTTGAGCATCGGCGATACCGCCCCGTCGCTGGCCAACATTGTCGGCACTGACGACAAGCAACACAGCCTGGCCGACTATAAGGATGCCAAGGCGATCGTGGTCGTCTTCACCTGCAATCATTGCCCGGTCGCGCAACAATACGAGCAGCGGCTCGTCGAATTGCAGCGCGATTACAAGGACAAGAACGTGCAGGTCATCGCCATCTGCGTCAACGGCGGCGACGAAGACAACCTGGCCCACATGAAGAAGCGCGCCGAAGAGCGCGAGTTCAACTTCCCCTACTTGTCCGATCCGACGCAAGCGGCCGGCAAACTGTACGGCGCGCAAAAGACGCCCGAGGTCGTTGTTCTCGACGGCAAGCGCAAGGTCGTGTACATGGGCGCGATCGACGATAGCTGGATGGCCGCTGACGAAGTGAAGAAGCCGTACGTCCGCAACGCACTCGACGCGGTGCTGTCGGGTAAGAGCCCCGAGGTGCAGGAAGCGCGCGCCACGGGCTGCGGCATCGAATACGCTCGCTAGAAAGTCCCGGTCCGGCTACGGTCCTGAACGGCGGCGTTCGCTACGATTCCTCTGGGAGCTTCGTCTGATGTGGCGCCTCCTTCGAATTACTTGCGCGTTGTCATTCGGCGGGTTGGCTTTCTCGACCTGCTTGATGCTCGCCGGCTGCGCCAAGGAACATCCGGGCGCTGAATCCAAAGCGGGCAAAGTTGGCAAATCCGAGACCGAAGCGCTGGCCGAGGAAGGCAAGCCTGCGCCGATCCCGGTCACCGTGGTTGGCAAGGAGGAGTATCAAAAGGCCATCGCCGCGCATCAGGGCAAGGTGGTGCTCGTCGACTACTGGGCCACCTGGTGCGGACCGTGCGTCAAGCAGTTTCCTCATACCGTCGAACTGTGGCAGAAAAACCGCGATCGCGGTCTGGACGTGATCGCCCTCTCGTTTGACGAGCCAACGGAGGTCGAGAGCGTGCAAAAGTTCCTTGCCGACAAAGGCGCAACGTTCGAGAACCTGATCAGCAAAGTGGGCGCGGCGGAATCTTCGGCCGACGAATTCGACTTCGACGGGGCACTGCCGAATTACGCGATCTACGGCCGCGACGGGAAACTGGTGAAGCGCATTTCGCCTTCGGATCCCACGATTCCATTCCGCCCGGAGCTGATCGACCAGGCGATCGAAGAGCAACTGGCCCTGCCGGCCCCGTGATTGGAACTGGATTAGCGGCGTAGGTGCAAGTCACTGTAGCCGGGGTCTGCGACCCTGGATGCGCTCGTCGGCTTCCAAGATGCCGAAATTCGATGGTATCGCTACCGGCGTCACGGACCCCAGCTACAGAGTCGCCCTGCCCGGGCCCCCTTTCCCTCTGGCCCCTATTTTCAGCTATCCTAACTACAGGTGGCTGCCGTTCTGACTTTTTCCGAAGAATGCGCATGTTTGAGTACTTCGCCAGCCTGTTTACCATTGCCCCGCGAGCGCGCCTGCTGGCGGCTGCCGGCCTGCTGACCGGGGTCGGGTTGGGTACCCAGCTCCGTGCGGCCGACCCCAATGCCGGTCTCGCCGATCGCGTCCAAGGTCTGATCGTGCGGCTGGGCGACAACGATTATTTCGTGCGCGAGCGCGCCCAGGGGGAACTGGGCAAGATCGGCTTCGAAGCCTTCGACGCCTTGGAGGTCGCCGCCGAGAACGACGACATCGAGATTGCCTCGCGCGCCAAGGCGCTCGTGAATCAGATGCAAATCGAGTGGACCACGGCCGACGATCCGCCGGAGGTCAAAAAGCAACTGCACAACTACGGGCTCAAGGACGAAGCGGCCCACATCGCTCTTATCGCCCCCTTGGCCGAGATACCCGGCGACAAAGGCTTGCCGGTTTTGTGCCGGCTGGTGCGGTTCGACAAATCGCCAGTCCTCTCGAAGCTGGCCGCGCTGGCGATCATCGAACAGAAAAAGCCCGGGGCAGAGAGTTGGCCGGCCCGCGAAAAGACGATCAAGGAAGTTTTGGGCAACAGCCCGCGTGCTGCCGCCGAGTGGCTGCGGACGTACCTGGCCGCGCAGCAAGATCCCGCCGCGGCGATCGAAGCATGGGGCAAGCTGGCTGAGCTCGAGCAGCACGCGATGCCGCAGCACACACAGCCGCAGATCGTGTGTGCCCTGTGGCGGCAGCAGGTCGCCGTATTGCGGAAGCTTGATCGTCGCGACGAAGCCGTGGCCTCGATGATGAAGATCGTCGATCTCGAGGAAGGGCACAGCGAAACCTTGGCCGAACTGGTGCGCTGGCTGGTCGAGCAAGAGGCCTGGGACGTGGTCGACACCGTGGCAAAACGCTTTGCCGACCGCATCGACCGCGAGCCGATCCTGCTCTATACGCTGGCCCAGGCACAGCAAGTGCGCGGGAACGAAGCTCTCGCCCAGCAGACGGCCGAGCGCGCCCTGAAATTGAACGAGGGGAACTCGTTCGACAAGCTGGTGCAGCACGTCGAAGCCGCGCGCGAGCTGCAGCGCCGCGGCATGCTGAAGTGGTGCCAGCAGGAATACATGCACGTCATCTCGACCGGCGCGCCCGGCGATTTCATCACGCTTTTTGCCCAGCGTGGCCTGGCGGAGCTAGCACACGATCAGGGGGACGATGCCCTGGCGGCCAAGGTGTGGGAAGAGGCCGTGAAGGCCCGCGAAGCCAAAGAGAAGAACAAGGAAGGGGACGTTCAGGACCTGGCCAACCGCTTTGGGCCGATCGAAACGATGCGGGCGCGGATGCACTTCTTCAAAGCCTGTCGCTACCTGGCCGAGGGAAACACCGCCGAGCAGTTGGTCGAGCTGAAAGCCGGGCTGGAGGATGATCCGACTGAAATCGACGTATTGATCGCCATGTATCATTACCCGAATCTCGACGCCGAGCTGAAAGAAAAAACGCGTCGTTTGCTGAACGAATCGATCGAGTCTTTCCGCCGCGATATTCAGGAATCGCCGGATGACGCCACGAACTACAACCAACTGGCCTGGTTGATCGCCAACACCGAAGGTGACCCGCAAGAGGCGCGGCGCAACAGCGAGCGGTCACTGGAGATCATTCGCGCGCAGTCCGACGACAAGGAAGGGCGCTCGTCCGAGGCTGGCTATCTCGATACCTTGGCGCGATGCCATTATGCTTGTGGCGACCTGGTCCGCGCCGTCGAGACGCAGACGAAAGCCATCGAATTGGATCCGCACTCGGGCCAGATGCGCAAGCAACTGAAACTATTCAAGTCTGAGCTGGAGAAATCCGAGCGCAAGGGGCCGTAGGATTTCGCGAGGGAGGGATTTGCCCATGCGCCGCATCAGCGTTGGCGAGGCTCAATTCAACGTCTACGAGCGCGGGGCGGGTCCCGCGGTCGTCTTCCTGCATGGTTTTCCGCTGAGCCATTCGATGTGGATGCGCCAGCTCGACGAGCTGGGCGCGACGAATCGCCTGGTTGCCCCCGACTTGCGCGGCTTCGGGCGCAGCACGGTCACCGACGGCAAGGTCACAATGGCCCAGATGGCCGACGACGTGGCCGGCATTCTCGATTGTATGAACATTCGCCAATCGGTATGCCTGTGCGGCTTGTCGATGGGGGGCTACGTGGCGTTTGAATTTTGGCGTCGCCATCGCGATCGGGTGCGATCGATGATTTTGTGCGATACGCGCAGCCTGCCCGACACGCCCGAGGCGGCCGCCGGCCGGCACCAGACGGCGGACCGCGTCCTTGCCGACGGAGCCGGCGTGGTCGCCGAGGCCATGCTTCCCAAGTTGCTCGGTCCTCGCACGCGGGCGGAACAGCCGCTCGTGGCCGAGGCGGTGCGCGAAATGATCCTCGCCACCGATCCGCACGGGATCGCAGCGGCGCTGCGCGGCATGGCCGAGCGCGCCGATTCGACCGATCTACTGTCCAAGATTACTGTGCGAACACTGGTCCTGGTGGGGCAAGAAGACGCCATCAGCCCGCCGGATGAAATGCGCAAACTGGCCGGCGGAATTCCGCAGGCGCAATTCACGGTCATTCCGGGCGCGGGGCATATGTCGCCGCTGGAGAATTCGTCGGCGGTCAACGGCGCGATCGCGGCGTTCCTGGCCAACGAATTGCATGCGCGGTAAGCTGGCCGACCGCGCGATGATTCTTGCATAGCGCCGAGCAAGCTCGGCGGCTAACTTTAGATTTACTGCCCGCTGCCATCTGCCTCTGCCTGCTCTGGTCGGCCCTCCATGAACTCTGTCGAAACGCCTGCCTCGCTTGGTTATCGCATGCCGGCCGAATGGGAGCCGCACGCGGCGACCTGGCTGTCGTGGCCGCACAACCTGGAAAGCTGGCCCGGCAACTTTGACCCGATTCCCGGTGTGTGGGCCGAGCTGGTGCGCACCCTTTCGGCGCACGAGCCGGTACACGTGCTGGCCGGAGGGCCCGAAGTGCTGGCCCAGGCCCACGCGATGGTGGGCGACTTGCCGCAAGTCACGATTCACGACATCGCGACGAACGACGCTTGGACGCGCGATCACGGACCGATGTTCCTGCAAGGTCCGGCAGGCGCCGAACCGGCCCTTGTGCACTGGGGCTATAACGCCTGGGGCGGCAAGTATCCGCCCTTCGACCGCGACGTGCAGGTGCCGGCCAAGATCGCGCGCCTTCTCGGCATGCGCCGCTTCGAGCCGGGCATCATTCTCGAAGGGGGCGCGATCGACGTGAATGGGCTGGGCGCGGTGCTCACGACCGAACAGTGCCTGCTGAACCCGAATCGCAACCCGCACCTTTCGCGCGCCGACGTTGAGCGCTACTTGCGCGATTACGGCGTCGGCCGGCACGTGATCTGGCTGGGCGAAGGCATTGTCGGTGACGATACCGACGGGCATATCGACGAGCTGGCGCGTTTTGTCGGGCCGCGTACGGTCGTGACCGCGCTCGAAGACGATCCGGCCGACGAAAACTATCAGGCGCTGGCCGACAACCTGCGCCGCCTGCAATCGGCCGTCGATCAAGAGGGACGCCCGCTGGAGGTCGTCACGTTTCCGATGCCACGCGCCGTGTATTACGACGACCGCCGACTGCCGGCCAGCTACATGAATTTCTACGTCGCCAACGGCGTGGTTATCGTGCCGCAATTCGATTGCCCAGCCGATGCGGTCGCCATCGAGCGGCTCGCGCAGCTCTTTCCCGGCCGGCAGGTGCGTGGGCTGCGGGCCGTCGAGCTTGTCTGGGGCCTGGGCACCTTCCACTGTAGCACGCAGCAACAGCCACGCGCGATGAGCTAGTCGTCTGGCCGGTATCTGCCGTCGAGAAAATTTGCCACGGAGTACACCGAGAGCACAGAGTCGGAGCAGGGGTGAATCTTGCGAGCTTGCCTGAGGGCGATCGCGATCCAGCGATTTGCGTTCAAAAGAAATTCCCTCGGTGACCTCTGTGTGCTCGGTGGCTAATCGGTGCATGTTACTGGAACGAAGATCGACTAAAGACATGAACAAAGCCTTCGTTCGCGAACCGGAAGATACCGGGCAGCGACACTGCCCGCGCTGTGGATCGCTGGCTGTGGCGGCGACCGCGGAAGCAGTGCGCGAACATTTGGATGCTGCGGCGCTTGCGAACCTGTCCGAGACGGCCTGGTTCTGCCCCTTCCCACGCTGCGAGGTCGCGTACTTCGACACGTTCGAGCGCGTGGCCACGGTGGAACAGTTGCGATATCCGGTGTGGCCGAAGGATCTCGAGGCGCCCTTGTGCAGTTGTTTCGGGCTGACGCGCGACGACGTCGAGCAGGATATCCGCGAAGGAGGCGTGACACGCGTGCGGGCGACGGTCGAGCGCG from Pirellulales bacterium includes these protein-coding regions:
- a CDS encoding thioredoxin family protein, with amino-acid sequence MRKISAIAFLLVVLLASTAVAGKFNKVLSIGDTAPSLANIVGTDDKQHSLADYKDAKAIVVVFTCNHCPVAQQYEQRLVELQRDYKDKNVQVIAICVNGGDEDNLAHMKKRAEEREFNFPYLSDPTQAAGKLYGAQKTPEVVVLDGKRKVVYMGAIDDSWMAADEVKKPYVRNALDAVLSGKSPEVQEARATGCGIEYAR
- a CDS encoding TlpA disulfide reductase family protein, coding for MWRLLRITCALSFGGLAFSTCLMLAGCAKEHPGAESKAGKVGKSETEALAEEGKPAPIPVTVVGKEEYQKAIAAHQGKVVLVDYWATWCGPCVKQFPHTVELWQKNRDRGLDVIALSFDEPTEVESVQKFLADKGATFENLISKVGAAESSADEFDFDGALPNYAIYGRDGKLVKRISPSDPTIPFRPELIDQAIEEQLALPAP
- a CDS encoding alpha/beta fold hydrolase gives rise to the protein MRRISVGEAQFNVYERGAGPAVVFLHGFPLSHSMWMRQLDELGATNRLVAPDLRGFGRSTVTDGKVTMAQMADDVAGILDCMNIRQSVCLCGLSMGGYVAFEFWRRHRDRVRSMILCDTRSLPDTPEAAAGRHQTADRVLADGAGVVAEAMLPKLLGPRTRAEQPLVAEAVREMILATDPHGIAAALRGMAERADSTDLLSKITVRTLVLVGQEDAISPPDEMRKLAGGIPQAQFTVIPGAGHMSPLENSSAVNGAIAAFLANELHAR
- a CDS encoding agmatine deiminase family protein produces the protein MNSVETPASLGYRMPAEWEPHAATWLSWPHNLESWPGNFDPIPGVWAELVRTLSAHEPVHVLAGGPEVLAQAHAMVGDLPQVTIHDIATNDAWTRDHGPMFLQGPAGAEPALVHWGYNAWGGKYPPFDRDVQVPAKIARLLGMRRFEPGIILEGGAIDVNGLGAVLTTEQCLLNPNRNPHLSRADVERYLRDYGVGRHVIWLGEGIVGDDTDGHIDELARFVGPRTVVTALEDDPADENYQALADNLRRLQSAVDQEGRPLEVVTFPMPRAVYYDDRRLPASYMNFYVANGVVIVPQFDCPADAVAIERLAQLFPGRQVRGLRAVELVWGLGTFHCSTQQQPRAMS